The Magallana gigas chromosome 6, xbMagGiga1.1, whole genome shotgun sequence genome includes the window TAAAAAATAGTAAATCCACATCAGACGTGAATCGGTCAGTAGTACGATCTCGAagttaattgaaaattttataagtgCGCTTTAGCGCACGcaatgaaattataattttatgagtAAACTGAAGTAAGGTATAATGATGTATACTTCCGCGTTTCCTCGATTCGCAAGCCCTTTAAAGTTATCGGGATCGAGAtccaaatattattaaaacttCCTTCTGACGATGGCGAGCGATCAAAGACTGACTTCTGCTagcatataaataaatacacaatttgttatcaaaatcaaaacgACTTTATTCCATATAAGATGCAAGGTAATATGTTTGTGGAATGTCACTATCTGGttgaagttataaacaaaattttgaaaaataataatatcagCTGATAAGTTGAGTCCTTTAATGTCTGTCTGTCCTGCATGGGCACCACCGGCACCAGACCTGTCAGCTGTTATAATCCCTCTTCATCTGGTACAGCATTTAAGTCTTGTCTCTGAAAACAGAAACGACTATAAATCACAACgactattatatatatatgcactcttgttttgtttttgtttgtttgtttttttttttatactgtgGTAAATTATGCATTGTATGTTATAAACTGATAAACATAAGTAAACTGATTTGGGAAGATGGGCTGGGTGGAAATGTTATACCTTACTTCAGTTTactcataaaattataatttcattgCGTGCGCTAAAGCGcacttataaaattttcaattttatttcgtAAACTGAAGTAAGGTATAATGATGTATTGTTTAAAGCCCATTAGAATTATAGTTTCAAAACAATTTCCTGAAATTTGTTATCATCATCAACAATTGGACGATTGTAGAActttttgaaagttttacaAGACTTCCAATTTCCTTTGTTGATAATCTGTTCAATTGATAAACCATACTTGTTAGCTTTGGAAGTACTTGCACCTCTTGTTGAGTGGGGTTTAAAAACTGAGACATCTATTCCAGACAGTGCTAACAGATTTTTCAGCCAATTTGCTATTGTACAGGATTTAAATGCTTTATGTGGTTTTATGAAACTTACAAACAACTGCTTTTCTTCTGCCCTTATTATTTTGGTATTCTCCAAATATTCCATTGTACAAgaaattatatctaattttggGTGTTCTTCATATTTTGTGAACTTGACCGAAATTGGGCTTTGTCCCACTCTCCTTGACTTTGTTAAacttttcaaagtaaatataatttcatCTTCAGTGATGTTCATGTTCTCAATATCAAATTTGTGAATTTCAGATGACCTGCTTGCTGAGGCAAGAGCCATTAACATACACAGCTTCATTGAAATTTCCTTTAATGACAAATCTTTGTTATTTTCCATGCCTATGATATATGAGAGCACTCTATTTACATCCCACATTTGCATGTATCTTGGCCTTGGTGGGTTTTTGTTGAAAATTCCTGTCATAAGTTGACAAATGAGGTCATGTTTACCAATTTTGTTGCCTTCAATTCCCGCATGGAATGCAGATATTGCAGACCTGTAGCTGTTAATTGTCCTATACTCATAGCCTTTTGCATATAACTCTGCCAAAAAATCAGCTACATATTCCACAGAGgtttgaaatgtatcaatttgttttgattgaCACCAGCTATCCCACTGTCTCCAGCAGCTGTTGTAAGCTCCTTGTAAGTTCCTTGTCTCCAACCTGCAGCCAAGAGTTCGGAAGTTTGTTTCGAAACTCCTGCTGCTTGTTTTTGTCTCCTGAAACCTTCCAAGCCACTATCTTTAAGGTTTGATTGCTGACTAGTGGATGCACTACTCCCTCTGGTGACAGTAGCAGGTTTTTCATGGGAGGTAAAAGAATTGGGTTGTCTATTGACAAGGTCAGAATTACTGGATAGTATGGTTGAGTCTGCCATGCTGGAGTTATTATGACAATTTCTGACTTTTCTTTCAGAACTTTGGACAAACATCTTGTTATTAGACAAAATGGAGGGAAAGCATACCCTCTTTTGTTGTTCCAGGGTATCTGGAATGCATCCATTCCCATTGCATATGGGTCTGGACGCCAACTCATGTAATTTTCCAGTTGTGTGTTCAACCTGTCTGCAAAGAGATCTTTTTTTAATGGCCCCCACATCtgatttatttgtttgaatattCCCTTGTTCAGCATCCAGTTGCTGGTATCCCTCATCTGACGACTCTCCAAGTCTGCTTGGACATTCTGTATTCCGGGTATATGTTCTGCAGTAATCATGATCTTTTTGGATAGACAGTGAGTCCAAATCTGTTTTGTTGTTTGTACTAACAGTTCTGATCTGgtccccccccccattttgttcAGATATGCAACAACTGTTGTGTTGTCTGATTTGATGTGAACATGAATGTTCTGTTTGTGTTTGGTCAGTGATTGAATTGCAAACTGTACTGCTTTCAGTTCCAGTACATTGATATGCAATTTTTTCTCTGAGGGGTTCCAAGGCCCCCCCATTCTTAAGTTCTGAGTGAGACATACTGCCCCCCACCCTGTTTTCGAGGCATCTGTTTGTATTACCAAGTCCGGGTTTGAGGACAGTCGAACTTGTTTTCCATTCCAATGTTCCAGCTGCTGTAGCCACCAGTTTATCTCCCCTCTGGAAGTTTGTGGAAGTATTatcatttgttgataatttctttttgattttagCAGGCATTTTGTTTGAAACATTTGAAGCTCCCTCACATACAGTGAGGCTGGGATGACAGCTTCTACTGTAGCATTCACTGAAGCATTCACTGTTCCTATTAAACTTGATAACTCTTGTATTGACACTTCTCTTTTGCTGATCATGTCtgtacattttcttttgatGCTCTCTACTTTGGTTGCTGATAGAGTTATCTCCATTTCCACTGAATTTATTGTTAGACCCAGAAATTCTAGTTGCTGACATGGGGTTAGAACTGATTTTTTCCAGTTTATTAACCAACCTAGATTGTGAAGCAACCATAAGAGTGTGTCTCTGTCTCTTGAGAGCCCTTCTTGTGATTGATTTAGCAACAATATGTCGTCTAAGTAAATCACAAGGCGGACTCCTATGCGTCTTAATAGCGCAATGATTGGTTTCATTATTTTTGTGAAAAGTCTAGGACCTGATGCCAGTCCAAATGGCAGTCCTTTGTACTGTAGCATCTGTCCTTTGTACTGAAACCTTAGATACTTTCTGTGATCTTTGCATATTGGTATGCAAAAGTTTGCATCCTTCAGATCTACTTTGCATAACCAATCCCTTCTCTGTATCAAGTTTTTTACTACCTGAAACCCCTCCATTTTGAAGTGATTGTATACTACAAATTGGTTTAGAGTTTTCAGATTGAATATTGGTCTCATTCCCCCATCTTTTTTGGGGCGTACAAATAAATGACTGACAAACTGacaatttgtttttgtctgAACAACCTCCACTGCCTGTTTGACCAACATCTCCTCTATTTCTGAATTTAGAGTTTGCATTTCTTGttctgataattttatttgttttggttGAAATCTCTGAATTGGTTCTGAACTGAATTCTATTGTGTAACCCGAAATACTCTCCAATAAGTTTTGATCTTTTGTTATCATTTCCCAGTTTTCTCGAAATGCTTCTAATCTTCCCCCTAGGGGTATTTTGTCTTGACAAATTTCTTTGAACCTGAGATGTGTCACTGAGGCATGTAGGTTGTTCAGACTTGATATGTGTCACTGAGGCATGTAGGTTGTTCAgacttgatatttttgttatttgttcCATAACAAGAGGAATACCATTGGTAATTTTCATACCTGTTTTCTCCTGATCTTGGTTTCTTTGGAATCTTGTAGTTAGACTGCACAGGTTTTCTGTTACTCTGACTACCTTGTTTCGACATCCATGTAGACTGTCTGCCCCCACGATTTCCATACCCACGTGAGGGCCCTGCACGAAAGGGCGGTTGGGATGTCTGCTCTATGCGCCTCTTTTTCGATTGCATTTCTTTAGAGATCTCTCTGGCTCTTTTTCTGCTTTTGCTCTTTCTGTCAAGAGCCTTAAATACTGTCTCACCATAGAGCACATTCTTCTCTCTACTCAAATCATGCTCATTAGTCTTAAGATGTTCTTTCGCTTTCTTAACTCCTTTCATTATTTTCGCCAGGAAATTAACACGCCGCTCGTACAAACAAGTGGCATTAGCTTGACCAACTAAAACAACTGTTTGTTCTACCAGTTTCAGCATATCGAGAACTGTGAACTCTGAATTCTCTTCCTGACCCTTCCGTGCCCCATCTACAGCCTGCCAGATTTTTGCCAACGGCCCCATAATCTGAGCgattttcttttgaataaatgTCAGGCTTTTATCCTGCATTTTCAACAGAAAGCATTCGCAGGCACAGGGGCAGCATCTAAAATGTTACGTTTGTTGCTGTCTTCTGtcaaatgttgataaaaatatttctgacaataAGCAGCCATCAAGCGAGAATGAATTCTTACCTTCTGTAGGATCAAATCTTTCTCCATCAGATTCTGCCTCTAAAGAAATAACATCAGAGTTGTCATGTAACTCTGTTTCCTGATGACTATCAGTATCATCTGAGATATCGGATCTCTCAGAGTTTTGTCCCGATTCGTACGGGTCACTCTCCGAGTCATTCATGTTGCAATTTATATTGCAAAAATGCACAACGTGCCTCAAAAAACACACACAACGTGTCAAGAAAATGCACAACGTGCCTTTATTATCTGTTTATTGAACcgaaaacaagatatctgtgagccaatgctcactagtgatacccccgctctgatgtgaatatgcaaaataagcaaagtcgacatttaacagaaagctggcatccgattggtacagaaatatatcccacaatatggcatgccaaaacaaatagtgtgttaaaatttcaagcatctgcgataaatagctgctgagaaatctttgacgaaaatttgtttgaaaatgttggctaaaaataaacaaagtcgtcatttaacaggaagttgacacccgattggtacagaaatatatcccacgatatggcatgcctatacaaatattgtgttaaaatttcaagcatctgcgataaatagttgctgagaaatctttgacgaaaatttgtttgaaaatttggttaaaaaataagcaaagtcgtcatttaacaggaagttgacttctgattggtacaaaaatatatcccacaatatggcatgcctaaacaaatagtgtgttaaaatttcaagcatctgcaataaatagttgctgagaattctttgacggaaatttgtttgaaaattttggcaaaaaataaacaaagtcgtcatttaacaggaagttgacgtctgattggtacaaaaataaatcccacgatatggcatgccttaaaaaacactgtaaaaatttcaagcatctgcgataaacagttgctgagaattctttgacggaaatttgtttgaaaagttttgctaaaaataaagaaaagtcgtcatttaacaggaagttgacgtctgattggtacaaaaatatatcccacgatatggcatgccttaacaaacactgtgttaaaatctcaagcatctgcaataaatagttgctgagataaatgcgacagaaatttttgttacggacggacagacagacggacagacagacacacaagggtaaaacagtataccccctctccttcggagcgggggtataaaaattcGAAAACTTTCGACAAAACAAGTCGATTAAATCCGATTTTATACTTTGTCTGAAAAAAGTTCGTCTGCTCGAGAGCGAAGCCAGCGGAAGAAGGaagttttaataatatttggaTCTCGATCCCGATAACTTTAAAGGGCTTGCGAATCGAGGAAACGCGGAAGTATACATCATTATACCTTACTTCAGTTTACGAAATAAAATGACATATGTTAACGTgcgagtacccattattgccaattgttataaaaacagcaAGATTTCCGCTATCTATTCGTAGTTTTCAGCTACAAaccaaaataaatgaataatagaATTTTTAAGACACTATAGGAGTTGGAAATGAAGAAAATCTACTTCAAAGAGTTCGGAACTCACCCTAACAAAGGTAAGCCTATGAAAACGTATCTCGGCTGTATCCGTGCGATGACACATGCCACTGAATCTTTGACTTGTAATCCATTTTGATGACAGGGCATTTTTTGTTTAGGTCCAAATTCGAAGAATATTTACCTCCGCGTTttgatatttgacaaaaatacGCAAGATACAATTCCTACTACACAATATTTAAGAAAGAAAGCAGAGCGTCTGCTTGCTTGTAAGACGCCATTTCGTTTGCAACCTGAGGCGGGTCAAAGATTTATCCACACGCACCTGCGGTGTAAATCGGAGGCATTGCTTTTAACTTTAACACACATTATTTCTTTTACTGGACActtaaacttaaa containing:
- the LOC136276348 gene encoding uncharacterized protein: MEITLSATKVESIKRKCTDMISKREVSIQELSSLIGTVNASVNATVEAVIPASLYVRELQMFQTKCLLKSKRNYQQMIILPQTSRGEINWWLQQLEHWNGKQVRLSSNPDLVIQTDASKTGWGAVCLTQNLRMGGPWNPSEKKLHINVLELKAVQFAIQSLTKHKQNIHVHIKSDNTTVVAYLNKMGGGTRSELLVQTTKQIWTHCLSKKIMITAEHIPGIQNVQADLESRQMRDTSNWMLNKGIFKQINQMWGPLKKDLFADRLNTQLENYMSWRPDPYAMGMDAFQIPWNNKRGYAFPPFCLITRCLSKVLKEKSEIVIITPAWQTQPYYPVILTLSIDNPILLPPMKNLLLSPEGVVHPLVSNQTLKIVAWKVSGDKNKQQEFRNKLPNSWLQVGDKELTRSLQQLLETVG